From Oryza sativa Japonica Group chromosome 4, ASM3414082v1, one genomic window encodes:
- the LOC136356246 gene encoding glycine-rich protein DOT1-like, producing MVRLAVDAGLGRGFAGGGGGGSVPDMSRSVVGIALVFVATVAIVAFVVFNCADGMDSSGGRKRLTNPGGGTVGVGAVCGGSACGGPACGGGGGGGGGGGGCGGGGGGGC from the coding sequence ATGGTTAGGCTCGCCGTGGACGCCGGCCTTGGCCGaggcttcgccggcggcggcggcggcggctccgtgCCCGACATGAGCAGGAGTGTTGTCGGCATTGCGCTGGTCTTCGTGGCGACCGTAGCGATCGTGGCGTTCGTCGTGTTTAACTGCGCCGATGGCATGGATAGCTCCGGTGGACGGAAGCGGCTCACCAATCCAGGAGGCGGTACTGTTGGCGTTGGCGCCGTCTGTGGAGGTAGTGCTTGCGGTGGCCCCGCctgtggaggtggtggaggtggcggtggcggtggcggtggttgcggcggcggcggtggaggtggctgTTAA
- the LOC9267389 gene encoding glycine-rich cell wall structural protein, with the protein MVRALAVTAGNGFGAVPTAPAAGWILIGFGFAAALAVVAIAVFGCADGPKDSPRRKKDKRRRRREDGDGGGGDGGDGGGDGPDGGGDGGDGGGGDQPSSDAHGGHHHHGHGHGGDNGGGHHHHGHGHGGDHGGGGHHHHHGHGGDHGGGGWHHHGGDHGGGGGHHYSGDHGASSGFSGGGCGGGGGGGGGGGGF; encoded by the exons ATGGTGAGGGCGTTAGCTGTTACTGCGGGCAATGGCTTCGGCGCCGTCCCTACTGCTCCTGCTGCCGGTTGGATCCTCATCGGCTTCGGCTTTGCCGCGGCCTTAGCCGTCGTGGCGATCGCGGTGTTCGGCTGTGCCGACGGGCCTAAAGACAGCCCAAGAAGGAAGAAAGataagcgccgccgccgcagggaagacggggatggtggcggcggcgacggaggcgatggtggtggcgacgggccggacggcggcggcgatggcggtgatggcggcggcggcgaccagcctAG CTCGGATGCTCACGGCGGGCATCACCACCATGGCCACGGACATGGCGGAGACAATGGCGGCGGACACCACCACCATGGCCACGGGCATGGCGgggaccacggcggcggcgggcaccaCCATCACCACGGGCATGGCGGAGACCATGGTGGAGGAGGCTGGCACCACCATGGCGGagaccatggcggcggcggcgggcaccaCTACTCCGGTGACCATGGGGCAAGCAGCGGATTCAgcggtggcggctgcggcggcggcggcggcggcgggggtggtggtggtgggttctGA
- the LOC4337248 gene encoding probable receptor-like serine/threonine-protein kinase At5g57670: MNYLRSRSLKRLLSLGRRSNNSDESNDECVFVVDQPPPSNKPTWRCFSYEEVNKATNGFHRDNMVGRGGYGEVYRGVLEDGSAVAVKRLSPAAAADEKKEKDFLTELGTVGHVRHPNVTALLGCCVDRGLHLIFEFSARGSVSANLHDERLPVMPWRRRHGIAVGTARGLRYLHKGCARRIIHRDIKASNVLLTADYEPQISDFGLARWLPSEWTHHAIAPIEGTFGCLAPEYFTHGIVDEKTDVFAFGVFLLELISGRKPVDGSHKSLLAWAKPYLNDCVAQGLVDPRLGDGGYDGAQLRRLMFVASLCVRPAAAWRPTMTQVLELLESGEISQDQWLMPEEEEEDEFWDFDDLDDFEDDDDDDDDNYDNDDESDSPSISSSACSIHAND; the protein is encoded by the exons ATGAACTATCTCAGGAGCCGGAGCCTCAAGCGGCTCCTGTCTCTCGGTCGCCGGAGCAACAATTCCGATGAGTCCAATGACGAGTGCGTCTTCGTCGTcgaccagccgccgccgtcgaacaaGCCTACTTGGAGGTGCTTCTCGTATGAGGAGGTCAACAAGGCCACCAATGGCTTCCACCGAG ACAATATGGTGGGGAGAGGCGGGTACGGCGAGGTGTACCGCGGCGTGCTGGAGGACGGGAGCGCCGTCGCGGTGAAGCggctgtcgccggcggcggcggcggacgagaagaaggagaaggactTCTTGACGGAGCTCGGCACGGTGGGGCATGTCCGGCACCCCAACGTCACGGCGCTGCTCGGCTGCTGCGTCGACCGGGGACTCCACCTCATCTTCGAGTTCTCCGCCCGCGGCTCCGTCTCCGCCAACCTCCACGACGAGAGGCTGCCGGTGatgccgtggcggcggcgccacgggaTCGCCGTCGGCACCGCGAGGGGGCTCCGGTACCTCCACAAGGGTTGCGCGCGCCGGATCATACACCGCGACATCAAGGCGTCCAACGTCCTCCTCACCGCCGACTACGAGCCCCag ATTTCGGACTTCGGCCTCGCCCGGTGGCTGCCGTCGGAGTGGACGCACCACGCCATCGCGCCCATCGAGGGCACCTTCGG GTGCTTGGCGCCGGAGTACTTCACGCACGGCATCGTGGACGAGAAGACGGACGTGTTCGCCTTcggcgtcttcctcctcgagctcatCTCCGGGAGGAAGCCGGTGGACGGCTCCCACAAGAGCctcctcgcctgg GCGAAGCCGTACCTGAACGACTGCGTGGCGCAGGGGCTCGTGGACCCGcgcctcggcgacggcggctacgACGGCGCGCAGCTCAGGCGGCTCATGTTCGTCGCGTCGCTCTGCGTCCGGCCCGCCGCGGCGTGGCGGCCTACCATGACACAG GTCCTGGAGTTATTGGAGTCCGGCGAGATATCTCAAGATCAATGGCTGAtgcccgaggaggaggaggaagacgagttTTGGGATTTCGAcgatctcgacgacttcgaggacgacgacgacgacgatgatgacaaCTATGATAACGACGATGAATCGGATTCTCCCTCGATATCGTCGTCAGCGTGCAGCATCCACGCCAATGATTAG